In Ktedonobacteraceae bacterium, the DNA window ACCTGCGCCGCCTCAAGGCCGAAATTACCAAACGCTGGGGCGTGACCTCGCTGTTGGATATTCTCAAGGAGGCAGAGTTGCGCATCGGCTTCACGAAGCACTTCAAAAGCCCTGCGGTGCGTGAGGTGCTTGAGCGGGAGGTCCTGCAGAAACGCTTGCTGTTGTGTCTCTACGGAATGGGGACCAATACTGGTCTCAAGCGCATCAGTCAGGGCGAGCATGGGCAAAGCTACAACGAGTTGATCTACACCCGCCGACGCTACATCCACCAGGAACATTTGCGGGCCGCCATTATCGACGTGGCGAACGCCATTTTTCAGGTACGCCAGCCCCACATCTGGGGAGAAGGCACGACAACCTGTGCCTCGGACTCCACACAGTTTGGGGCCTGGGATCAAAACTTGATGACCGAGTGGCACTTGCGGTACGGGGGCAAAGGGGTGATGATCTACTGGCACGTCGAAAAGCATGCCACCTGTATCTACTCCCAGCTCAAGACCTGTTCATCTTCCGAGGTGGCGGCGATGATCAAAGGCGTGTTGCGGCACTGCACGCAGATGAAGGTTGAAAAGCAGTTTGTGGATACCCACGGGCAGAACGAGGTGGCCTTCGGATTCTGCCATCTGTTGGGTTTTCAGCTCATGCCCCGCCTCAAAAACATCTATGCCCAGAAGCTCGCTCGTCCGGTGAGCGGGGACGCGGACGCCTATCCCAATCTGCAGCTCATTCTCAGCCGTCCCATCGACTGGGACCTGATCAAGGAACAGTACGACCAGATGATCAAATACGCGACCGCCCTGCGACTGGGAACAGCGGAGACAGAGGCGATCTTGCGCCGCTTTACGCAAACCGAATTACAGCATCCCACCTATCGGGCTTTTGCCGAACTGGGCCGGGCCATCAAAACGATTTTCCTCTGTCAGTATTTACAATCAGAGGCGCTGCGCCGGGAGATTCACGAGGGCCTCAATGTCATCGAGAACTGGAACGGGGCCAATAGCTTTATTTTTTATGGACACAGCGGGGATTTCGCAACCAATCGCCTCGATGAGCAAGAGCTGGCCGCCCTCTCGCTTCACCTGTTGCAAATTTGCCTCGTCTACGTGAATACCTTGCTGATTCAGCGTGTGCTGGCAGAACCACAGCAGCTCCAGCGGATGAAGAAAGAGGACTTGCGAGCGCTCACGCCACTTATCTATAGTCACGTGACTCCCTATGGGCTGTTTCGCTTAGACCTCACGGAACGGATGAGGATCGAGGAAGAAGCATCAGCGTGAGCAAACAAAGGAGCGACGGGAGGTATTGGAGAGAAAGGGTGAGTGAGAGGAGCAGCTGTCAAAGCTTGCAGTGGGAAGAGTTGGGCAAGGAGAGAACAATTCGTCGTAAATTGAAAATGCCTGATGGCAGAGTCAAAGTTTTTCCCCTCTGATCATGTCTACGTAAATAGGAGGGTAAGTTGAGGCTTTGGCAATTGGATCTTTAAAAAGGAGAGCAGAAATGCGTGGCTCCGAAAAGCCCCCATTTCCATCCGATAGTATATCTTTATCGGAGGCTGTGGAACGTGCAAGGGCAAACGCGGAAGACATCGGTGCTTTCGCACGTATTTATTATGAGTTTAATGCAACAATAAAAAGGTATTTATCGACGTATCTGAAAAAGGAAGATTTGGAAGATGTTTGTCAAGAGACATGGATACGTGCGTGGAGGGCTTTATCGAAACAGAAACCAGAAGTCTTGCATATGAGGGCCTGGCTGATAGCGATAGCGCATAATACTTATGTGGATTATGTAAAAGAACGGCAGCATAACAATGTCCCTATTGATCAGGTAAATGAGGTGGAAGAACACTTATCGCTCGATTCCCTTATTCGGAGCGGGCCCGAGGAGGAGGTATGTGAAGGGGATTTGCTAGATCAAGCATTAGCACAGTTGGCGCGAAAGCGCCCACAAGGCTATCGCTGCATGGAATTGTTCAGGGATGGTTACAAGCAAAACGAGATCGCCAAAATACTCAATATCACAGAGGGGACAGTTAGCCTGAATATTAGGCGTTGCCAAGAGGAACTTCGTAGCATTTTACAGTCTCTAGAAGGAGGAAAGGCTCGATGAAAGAGCCAATGAACATACCCACACCATGTGTAGAGTACGCAGACATGCTCGTAGTTCCTCTGGATCAACTTTCGGCTTCCGATCAGGCAGTTCTTGAAGCTCACATAGAGACTTGTCCAGGATGCTCATCTGCCTATAAGGACTACCAAAGAATATGGGATCTCATGCGGACACTACCACCACCTGATTTTTCCGCGCCACTTCCGTCAAGGTTAGTAGCATTGTGGGAGCAGGAAGGGTATATCACAGAGGACCCCACTCAAAAACCAAGTATTGGAAAGCGCTTCTTCAATGGCATAAAAAAGGTAGGTGTTGTTATCGCCGTAGCTGGTATAGGCATCGTGGCTCTAGGTATTAAAGCGGAACTCGCCTCCCGTCGGAATCTTCAATCTGAAGCCCGTCCTACTACAGATCGTCCTGGCTCATTTCTCCCAACTCATCATCAGCCAGTGGCGTCTACACATATAACTAATGTGCATCAGTCAGCGGCTGACCAGGGCAATTACGTGGTTGATTGGGGTCGGCTGGCATCTCAGCAGCGCCAGGTTGTGGCGGATATGGAACGTCAGGCCGGTCTGAGACATGTTGAGCGCAGCAGGAGGTAACCAGTAGGCTACTCATTTGTGAAGTAATTGGTTTGAGGCTTCTTTTCTCTGCTCTAGACTTACGGCGTTCATTCATCGATTCTGTTTTTTATAGAAGGGAAGGCAATTATGGTTAGTGAAGTCAATCAACGCTTTTTAAACTCCTACGTCCTTTTAGAGGAGATAGGGCGTGGCGGATTTGGAGTTGTCCGTAAAGCTCATCATACTATCTTCAATCGCGCCTGTGCAATCAAGTTTTTTCGCGCTTGGGACGAGTATGATAAAAACTTCTTTCTTAATGAAGCAAAAATGCACGTGCAACTTCAGCATCCTTATATTCTTCCCATTATAGATGCTGGTATTGACGATAATGGGTCACCATACCTCATTACCCTCTATGCTCCGGGGGGATCCTTGCGGGACCTCATTGAGCGCCGAACTTTAAATCCCTTGAAATTTGAAGATGCTTTAGCTATCCTTTTTCAAATTGGTGAGGCTCTTCACTACACTCATCAGCAGGAAATTGTGCATCGTGATCTCAAACCGGAGAATATCCTCTTCGATGAAAAAGGGAATGCCCTTCTTGCGGATTTTGGAATCGCAATGCAATTAAAAGACCTTATAACCACCCACCCTGAATTTGTTGCTGGAACACGCGCATATATGGCACCAGAAGTGTTTGATGGCGAGTTTAGTACGAAAAGTGATCAGTATGCGTTGGCATGCATCGCCTTTGAACTCCTTACCGGACAAAAGCCATTCAACCTTCCCCCCAATGCTTCCAGCGATCTCTGGATAGCTTGGAAGCAGGTCCATAATGAAACGGTACCCACTTCTCTGGGAGAGTTACGTCCTGAACTGCCCGCATATATACAGAGGGCCGTGCATATCGCCCTTTCAAAAAAGCATATTGACCGTTATGTAGATGTTGCAGCTTTTATGGCTGCTCTTAAGAATATCGATGGGCAAAGTACCATCCTTGATCCACACATGCCGGAGAGAAATGGGCAGATCGCTTCAGTAGGGGTATCTCCTGAAGAGGAGGTGACTCCTCTCGTCAAAAAGGCGATCGAGGAACTGGGGCATCCCAAATATGCTGTGAGAAAACAAGCCGTTGAGAAATTAGCACAGTCATCGCGGCGATCTCCTGCTGCACATGAGGTTTTGCTAAAAGGTCTGGATGATCCCCTGCTACCAGATGTACGAGTGTACTGCGCCCTCGCACTTTCTAACGACCCCCGCGCTGTCTTAGGATTAGCTGAAGCATTGCGCTTCAGGCCTCCAACTCTCAAGGAAAAGATCAAAGTGGTGGGTGGTCTTCCACCTGACCCGACAATCCGAATCAAAGCAGAAGCAGCATTATTAAAGTTGCGAGAAACGGCGATACCGATCCTACTTGGTGCCTTGAAGGACCAAGATAAGCAGATACGTATTAACGCTGCTACAGCTTTAGCACTCTTTAGGGATAAAGCTACAACGCCTGGCTTACTGACAGCACTCATAGAAGATTCTAAGGTAGAGGTACGCCGTGAAGCCGCAAAGGCTCTAAAAGGGATTGGAGACCGTACAGCCGTAATAAGCCTGTTTAGAGCTTTGCATGACGTAGACGGAGAGGTTCGGATCACGGTTATTGAAACGTTGGGAAATACTGGAGATGTCAAGGTAATACCAAATTTACTTGAGGTACTATCTGATCTGGACGAGGAGGTGCGTAATGCGGTGAGCGATGTTCTCATAAAGTTTGGAAAGAAAGCGGTGTCAGGCTTACTCGAAGTGCTACATAGTAAGCCTTTTGCAAAAGCAAGAGCAGCCAAAGTGCTAGGGATAATCGGGGACCCGACAGCAGTTCCGGAGTTACTTACAGCATTGGATAATCAAGGTGATAAAGTGTTGCGCCGTGAGGCGGCTGTAGCTCTTGGACGAATCGGGGGAGATGAAGCAATATCAGGATTGCTTGGAGCATTACACGATCAAGAGTCATTTGTTCGGCAGGCAGCGGCTACAGCTTTGGGAAGAATTAAGAATCCGACAACAATTCCGAATTTGAGTGCAGCTCTCCTTGAAAACCCGTATTCGTATGACGTCCAGCGAGCTATTATTGGAGCTTTAGAAAACTTTGAGAACCCCAGAGCTGCAATACCAGACTTGCAAAGAGCTTTGCACAAAGGTGACTTAGTGAAGGATGTGAAATCTAGAGCTGCCAGATTGCTCAGGCAGTTGGATGCACTTCCGCTGCTTTATCGATGGCTATATCGTGAATAAGCAATCGCATTCAAGCATTCATCCCTTCATCAATCGGAGCTTGTCTTTCACCTGAGCACGGCTGACCTGGGTATACCTGACGGTGGTTTGGATAGCAGGGGTTCCTTTCATGGTCACATGTCCCAGATAATAGGCGACCTCTTCGAGTGTCCATCCGGCCTCCCTTGCTCGATGCGCAAAATCGTGGCGCAGATCATGAAAGGAGAGATCAGCGATGAGTTCCCACTCCTCCTTATTGGCCTGCCGTTTGAGGGTGCGGAACCAATGGTGAATGCCGTCTTCCGACAGACGCGGACTTCGCTGCGAGGTGAAGACGTAGAGGCTCTCTGGATCGCGACCACCGTGCTGGATGTACTCATAGAGAGGACGCCGAGCTTCATTGAGCAGATCTATGTCGCGGAACTTTTCTCCCTTGTGTCCCACATGGAGCCAGCCAATCTTTGGACCCACATGGGTATGCTCTATAAGTAAATACGCGACATCACTCACGCGGCAGCCTGCCCAATAGCCCAACGCAAACAGCGCCTTGCCGCGCATGTCGTCGGCTTTCTCGACCAGGTTGCGCAGCACAAAGCGTTGATCTGGTGAAAGAATACGAGGGGCGAGCGTCTGCTGTGCTTTGATTTCGATGCCGCTGGTCGGATTGCGCGTGAGGGCTTCTTTCTCATCGATAAGCCACTGGCAGAAGTGTTTGATCACCGACTTGACCCGTGTACGATGGCTGACACTATACTTGTGTTCTTTCAGCAAGGAGAGATAAGCTTCCACCACTGTAGCAGTGAGCTGGTCAGGCTGAAAGTGTTTGCTATGCCCGGGCCGCCTGGCAACCCATGCGGTAAATTGACGCAAAATGCGCGTGTAGGCATCAATGGTCGCTTCGTCGTGCTTGCTGAGACAGGCCTGCTGATAGCTCAGAATCCACGCTTCATTTCCGGCATCGGGAAAAGGAACGATGTTTGACGGCTCCGTCATTTGTTGTCATTTCCTCCTGGAAAATTTTCTGCTGCGAGTTTTGCATCCTCATTTAGTGGCATTGCGGAACGCTCTCATGTCTCCCTGAGCATGAGCCGATCGACTCAGACAGATCCATCCATCAGGAACTCGTAGCAGAAAGCATCTTCTGCTGCGACTTTTCTGCTACGAGTTAGTCTAGCAGCAATGGGTCCAAAATGCAAGCGAGATGCAGTGC includes these proteins:
- a CDS encoding sigma-70 family RNA polymerase sigma factor, which translates into the protein MRGSEKPPFPSDSISLSEAVERARANAEDIGAFARIYYEFNATIKRYLSTYLKKEDLEDVCQETWIRAWRALSKQKPEVLHMRAWLIAIAHNTYVDYVKERQHNNVPIDQVNEVEEHLSLDSLIRSGPEEEVCEGDLLDQALAQLARKRPQGYRCMELFRDGYKQNEIAKILNITEGTVSLNIRRCQEELRSILQSLEGGKAR
- a CDS encoding HEAT repeat domain-containing protein, translated to MVSEVNQRFLNSYVLLEEIGRGGFGVVRKAHHTIFNRACAIKFFRAWDEYDKNFFLNEAKMHVQLQHPYILPIIDAGIDDNGSPYLITLYAPGGSLRDLIERRTLNPLKFEDALAILFQIGEALHYTHQQEIVHRDLKPENILFDEKGNALLADFGIAMQLKDLITTHPEFVAGTRAYMAPEVFDGEFSTKSDQYALACIAFELLTGQKPFNLPPNASSDLWIAWKQVHNETVPTSLGELRPELPAYIQRAVHIALSKKHIDRYVDVAAFMAALKNIDGQSTILDPHMPERNGQIASVGVSPEEEVTPLVKKAIEELGHPKYAVRKQAVEKLAQSSRRSPAAHEVLLKGLDDPLLPDVRVYCALALSNDPRAVLGLAEALRFRPPTLKEKIKVVGGLPPDPTIRIKAEAALLKLRETAIPILLGALKDQDKQIRINAATALALFRDKATTPGLLTALIEDSKVEVRREAAKALKGIGDRTAVISLFRALHDVDGEVRITVIETLGNTGDVKVIPNLLEVLSDLDEEVRNAVSDVLIKFGKKAVSGLLEVLHSKPFAKARAAKVLGIIGDPTAVPELLTALDNQGDKVLRREAAVALGRIGGDEAISGLLGALHDQESFVRQAAATALGRIKNPTTIPNLSAALLENPYSYDVQRAIIGALENFENPRAAIPDLQRALHKGDLVKDVKSRAARLLRQLDALPLLYRWLYRE
- a CDS encoding tyrosine-type recombinase/integrase — its product is MTEPSNIVPFPDAGNEAWILSYQQACLSKHDEATIDAYTRILRQFTAWVARRPGHSKHFQPDQLTATVVEAYLSLLKEHKYSVSHRTRVKSVIKHFCQWLIDEKEALTRNPTSGIEIKAQQTLAPRILSPDQRFVLRNLVEKADDMRGKALFALGYWAGCRVSDVAYLLIEHTHVGPKIGWLHVGHKGEKFRDIDLLNEARRPLYEYIQHGGRDPESLYVFTSQRSPRLSEDGIHHWFRTLKRQANKEEWELIADLSFHDLRHDFAHRAREAGWTLEEVAYYLGHVTMKGTPAIQTTVRYTQVSRAQVKDKLRLMKG